From Candidatus Manganitrophus morganii, the proteins below share one genomic window:
- a CDS encoding O-antigen ligase family protein: protein MAYILGLLILALLLKDAAPIGDTYVLRGLSEGLALIVGAYWFLTHSRLEIYKKYILIFGYLIALSLTIPFSSQPIYVGFQVISLAAVLLFFIAHLEASPNDAAKNETVMNVTMTAFIIVCLVSLVLLAYSPGFAYEETLEGRRFKGLFGKPAKMAATSGLLLGLCIFSERKVLLRAAGILSSLPCLYLTGSRTFWAAGAASLLITAIFYLRRKLEWGLAAVMIISFSLIVTTVADINISSKARSRILRIDSLERMSGRTVIWGLAFEKFWDRPLLGYGFTLGSDAFKEGKIPQSPRPNSPTLLNNETFTLHSGYVQALLDSGFLGASLYLSIVMSVLWRLIKYDTGRKYGAEMYCAGFLTISNFGESVILSAAVFHAVFYWYLATFVLSLDRFHESAQETLAAETENTKTSKAVSKKRKYELLKTI, encoded by the coding sequence ATGGCTTATATACTGGGCCTGCTCATTCTGGCTCTCCTGCTTAAGGATGCAGCACCCATCGGAGACACCTATGTTCTTCGCGGCCTTTCTGAAGGGCTTGCGTTGATTGTTGGGGCGTATTGGTTCCTAACCCACAGCCGTTTGGAAATCTACAAAAAATATATTTTAATTTTCGGATACCTCATTGCTCTTTCGTTGACGATCCCTTTTTCAAGTCAACCCATTTACGTCGGTTTCCAGGTGATTTCGTTGGCTGCCGTGTTGTTGTTTTTTATCGCTCACTTGGAGGCATCCCCAAATGATGCGGCCAAAAATGAAACCGTGATGAATGTAACGATGACGGCATTTATCATTGTTTGTCTTGTCAGTCTGGTTTTATTGGCATATTCGCCTGGTTTCGCATATGAGGAAACTTTAGAAGGCCGTCGGTTCAAGGGACTCTTCGGCAAACCTGCTAAAATGGCGGCCACTTCCGGTCTTTTATTAGGACTGTGCATTTTTAGCGAACGAAAGGTTTTGCTGCGTGCCGCGGGAATCCTCTCGTCCCTTCCGTGTCTCTATTTGACGGGATCTCGGACTTTCTGGGCTGCTGGAGCGGCAAGTTTATTGATCACCGCAATATTTTATTTAAGACGTAAATTGGAATGGGGCCTTGCGGCTGTCATGATCATCTCTTTTTCCCTTATTGTCACGACGGTGGCGGATATCAACATCTCTTCAAAAGCGCGGTCGCGCATTCTTAGGATTGACTCCCTTGAACGTATGTCCGGACGCACCGTAATATGGGGTCTTGCCTTTGAGAAATTTTGGGATCGTCCCCTTCTGGGATATGGGTTTACACTCGGTTCGGATGCCTTTAAAGAGGGGAAAATTCCTCAGTCTCCTCGTCCAAATTCCCCAACGCTGCTAAACAACGAAACCTTTACGCTGCATAGTGGTTATGTCCAGGCGTTGTTAGATTCCGGTTTTTTGGGAGCGAGCTTATATCTTTCGATTGTGATGTCCGTCTTATGGCGATTGATCAAATATGATACGGGAAGGAAATATGGAGCGGAAATGTATTGCGCCGGTTTTTTGACGATCTCAAATTTTGGGGAGAGCGTTATATTGAGCGCGGCCGTTTTTCATGCGGTATTTTACTGGTATCTTGCAACCTTTGTACTGAGTCTGGACCGGTTTCACGAAAGTGCTCAAGAAACGCTCGCTGCAGAA
- a CDS encoding class I SAM-dependent methyltransferase, producing MHHTLDEYLQGKKLYGDDFSPEEIEQWFKDEEEAYANLGAKDRPQNYYGAHALNHAHSFRYLPLRRFPSVLSLGGATGEELRPLLSRVEKITILEPSQAFPVKAIAGVPVEYVKPRSSGIMPFRDESFDLATCFGCLHHVPNVSTVVRELFRCLRPSGIALIREPIVSMGDWRRERAGLTKRERGLPLPIFRAIVRSAGFTIVKETRCVFPLISRLRFIFRGPIYNSAAAVYADDILSRLFAWNDRYHCVNPFQKLKPTAAAFVLQKPEKADPVEQR from the coding sequence ATGCACCACACACTGGATGAGTATTTACAAGGGAAAAAACTCTACGGTGATGATTTCTCCCCTGAAGAAATCGAGCAATGGTTTAAGGATGAAGAAGAAGCTTACGCGAACCTAGGCGCGAAGGACCGGCCCCAAAATTACTATGGGGCCCATGCCCTGAACCATGCCCATAGCTTTCGATACTTGCCGCTTCGTCGGTTTCCCTCCGTTTTAAGCCTTGGGGGAGCCACCGGTGAGGAATTGCGCCCGCTTCTCTCTCGCGTGGAGAAAATTACGATTCTCGAACCGTCCCAGGCATTCCCTGTTAAGGCGATTGCGGGTGTGCCCGTTGAATATGTCAAACCCCGATCGAGCGGCATTATGCCATTCCGCGATGAGTCGTTCGATCTGGCCACCTGTTTCGGGTGTCTACACCATGTTCCCAATGTGAGCACAGTGGTCCGCGAGCTCTTTCGGTGTTTGCGACCGTCCGGAATCGCCCTCATTCGTGAACCCATCGTTTCAATGGGAGACTGGAGACGAGAACGGGCGGGTCTCACCAAACGAGAGCGAGGTCTTCCGCTACCGATTTTCCGCGCGATCGTGCGCTCAGCCGGATTTACCATTGTGAAGGAAACGAGGTGCGTTTTTCCGCTCATTTCTCGCCTGCGTTTTATATTCCGAGGTCCGATATACAACTCGGCGGCCGCCGTTTACGCGGACGACATATTGTCCCGTCTGTTCGCATGGAATGACCGTTATCATTGCGTCAATCCATTTCAGAAACTCAAGCCGACGGCCGCGGCCTTCGTGCTGCAGAAACCCGAGAAAGCGGACCCGGTCGAACAACGCTAG
- a CDS encoding family 10 glycosylhydrolase translates to MKCSKYFCMFFVCFFMFVFILIFPEESFSLFPDEERIILYEDYEAISGSVELYGAVIVSDQERGRSLQLTAETFAEIRPSQALNAKAGTLSFWMKPLWEQESEKSHTFLTLPWADSQKSYMAVSHGWWEPLGSKRLYFILSNQESIHCSAPYGFDLEAWVMITAVWESGDPGYCKLYVNGEKIAENQKTFSGDYVNGGPLYLGTDKGTTSQKGRGAESLLGSLIIFDRPFSSQEVFQFYQTQENDLAAAYDRKWEWLNEGLAVPLVQRRDRQGRLIENRAIFDESMSWAFSKEAADKILSRVKAAGFNIYVPCVWHGRGTYYPSRIASTDPKVASMIPLGYDPLAYLIQKAHSMGIEVHPWFTVVKRESAEYAQFFDEGVPEGAFDIHNIEFRKFIRELILDVVRRYDIDGLNLDYIRAMGVCTSVDCQNNYYRVTGFPLLEDLTQSSVDESARWRLQKWQDLAVTDIVKNLSKQARILKPKLIISIDGQPKAPGGELRALEGRDELAWANYGWIDVIFGMDYRQRIDFENVDAVRSALKQPEKMIVLFGNYDKVDDQSEAVPRTGDLVAKYAAFAQRRWPGTGMGLYIYSKLTDEQVNALRTGPFLENAFPVWKAAN, encoded by the coding sequence ATGAAGTGCTCGAAATATTTTTGTATGTTCTTCGTATGTTTTTTCATGTTCGTGTTTATTTTAATTTTTCCGGAAGAGTCGTTTTCACTTTTCCCCGACGAAGAGAGAATCATTCTGTATGAGGATTATGAGGCAATATCAGGAAGCGTCGAGCTTTATGGCGCGGTAATCGTTTCAGACCAGGAACGGGGAAGATCTTTACAGTTGACCGCAGAAACGTTTGCCGAGATCAGACCGTCCCAAGCATTGAATGCGAAGGCGGGAACCCTCTCGTTTTGGATGAAGCCGCTTTGGGAACAGGAGAGTGAAAAATCGCATACATTTTTGACCCTTCCATGGGCCGACAGCCAGAAAAGTTATATGGCTGTTTCACACGGATGGTGGGAGCCGCTTGGTTCAAAACGTCTCTACTTTATACTGAGCAACCAAGAATCCATTCATTGTTCTGCCCCCTATGGTTTTGATCTAGAAGCATGGGTCATGATCACTGCCGTTTGGGAAAGTGGCGACCCTGGCTATTGTAAGCTTTATGTCAACGGCGAGAAGATCGCGGAGAACCAAAAAACTTTTTCCGGCGATTATGTGAACGGCGGACCGCTCTATCTCGGTACCGATAAAGGGACGACCAGCCAAAAAGGGCGTGGGGCCGAGTCCCTTTTGGGAAGTCTGATCATCTTTGATCGTCCTTTTTCTTCTCAGGAAGTTTTTCAGTTTTACCAAACACAGGAAAACGATTTGGCGGCGGCTTACGACAGGAAGTGGGAATGGCTCAATGAGGGGCTCGCCGTACCGTTAGTACAGCGAAGAGATCGTCAGGGGCGGCTAATTGAGAATAGGGCCATCTTCGATGAGTCTATGAGTTGGGCTTTCTCGAAGGAGGCCGCCGATAAGATCTTGTCCCGGGTGAAAGCAGCCGGATTTAATATTTACGTCCCGTGTGTCTGGCACGGAAGGGGCACTTACTATCCGTCTCGTATTGCCTCGACGGATCCGAAGGTCGCATCAATGATACCGCTCGGATATGATCCTTTGGCCTACTTGATTCAGAAAGCCCATAGTATGGGCATTGAAGTGCACCCTTGGTTTACTGTTGTAAAAAGAGAGAGCGCCGAATACGCTCAGTTTTTTGATGAAGGTGTTCCGGAGGGCGCTTTTGATATTCATAATATTGAGTTTCGGAAGTTTATCCGTGAATTAATCCTCGATGTGGTTCGTCGTTATGACATCGATGGCCTGAATTTAGATTATATTCGAGCCATGGGTGTTTGTACGTCCGTCGACTGCCAAAACAATTATTATCGGGTGACTGGGTTTCCTTTACTGGAAGATTTAACTCAGAGTTCTGTTGATGAATCCGCCAGGTGGCGCCTTCAAAAGTGGCAGGATCTTGCAGTTACCGATATCGTCAAAAATCTTTCAAAGCAGGCAAGAATTCTAAAGCCCAAACTGATTATCAGCATAGATGGTCAGCCAAAAGCCCCGGGCGGCGAGTTGAGAGCGCTTGAAGGAAGAGATGAATTGGCGTGGGCCAATTACGGCTGGATTGACGTCATTTTTGGTATGGATTACCGCCAACGGATTGATTTCGAGAATGTGGATGCCGTACGAAGTGCGTTAAAGCAACCGGAAAAGATGATTGTGTTGTTTGGTAATTATGACAAAGTGGATGACCAATCGGAGGCAGTTCCGAGGACAGGTGATCTGGTCGCAAAATATGCGGCGTTTGCTCAACGCAGGTGGCCTGGAACCGGAATGGGGCTCTACATCTATAGCAAGCTTACTGATGAACAAGTGAATGCCTTAAGAACGGGACCTTTCTTGGAGAATGCTTTTCCGGTCTGGAAAGCGGCGAATTAA
- the wecB gene encoding UDP-N-acetylglucosamine 2-epimerase (non-hydrolyzing), which translates to MKIIHVVGARPNFMKIAPILEAIERHNEQKVNPKFESLLVHTGQHYDQAMSQSFFEDLGLPRPDLNLEIGSGSHAEQTGKIMIAFEKVLQEERPDMVLVVGDINSTMACTLAAKKLNIPIAHVEAGLRSGDMTMPEEINRKVTDAVADLLFTTDLGANANLKGEGIPEHQIFFVGNVMIDTLLKHRERASRSLVLETLGLKEEQQVKPYGVLTLHRPSNVDCFDTLHEILQAVRTLSDVLPIIFPCHPRTAAQIESFGLQSYVGTSIKDGDRIVLVPPFGYLDFLQLHAHAKLMLTDSGGIQEEATILGVPCLTLRENTERPITIFQGTNRLVGTRRESILMGFESAMEENGDPVRTPEKWDGRAAERITAVLSEIEKGKMVGLRMTEKGQNNGKPHKTFG; encoded by the coding sequence ATGAAGATTATTCATGTGGTCGGTGCCCGACCGAATTTCATGAAAATTGCTCCAATCTTAGAAGCGATCGAGCGACATAACGAACAGAAAGTTAATCCAAAGTTTGAGTCACTTTTAGTCCATACGGGCCAACATTACGATCAAGCAATGTCGCAATCCTTTTTTGAAGATCTTGGACTTCCTCGTCCGGATCTCAACCTGGAAATCGGGTCGGGGAGCCACGCAGAGCAAACCGGCAAGATTATGATCGCTTTTGAGAAGGTTTTACAAGAAGAGCGTCCCGACATGGTCCTGGTGGTAGGAGATATCAACTCCACCATGGCTTGCACTCTTGCTGCAAAGAAATTGAACATCCCCATCGCCCATGTTGAGGCGGGGCTTCGAAGTGGTGACATGACGATGCCGGAAGAGATCAACCGCAAGGTCACCGATGCCGTCGCCGATCTTCTTTTTACAACCGATCTTGGAGCCAATGCCAATCTCAAGGGGGAAGGCATTCCGGAGCATCAGATTTTTTTTGTTGGTAATGTCATGATCGATACTCTTCTTAAGCATCGTGAGCGCGCGTCCCGGTCTCTGGTTTTGGAGACGCTCGGTTTGAAAGAGGAGCAGCAAGTAAAACCATATGGCGTACTCACCCTCCATCGCCCTTCCAATGTCGATTGCTTCGATACTCTTCACGAAATCCTTCAGGCTGTGAGAACCCTTTCAGATGTTCTTCCGATTATTTTTCCTTGTCACCCTCGCACCGCTGCCCAAATCGAGTCTTTCGGTCTCCAATCCTATGTTGGAACATCTATTAAAGACGGAGACCGAATCGTGCTGGTTCCCCCGTTCGGCTATCTTGACTTCCTTCAACTCCATGCCCATGCAAAGCTTATGTTGACAGACAGCGGCGGAATCCAAGAGGAGGCGACCATCCTCGGTGTTCCCTGTTTGACTCTTCGAGAGAACACGGAACGGCCGATTACGATTTTCCAGGGGACCAACCGCTTGGTGGGAACCCGTCGCGAATCGATCCTGATGGGATTCGAATCGGCGATGGAGGAAAATGGAGACCCGGTCCGAACCCCGGAGAAGTGGGATGGGCGGGCGGCGGAAAGAATTACTGCGGTTTTATCAGAAATTGAAAAAGGGAAAATGGTGGGATTACGTATGACTGAAAAGGGGCAGAATAACGGTAAACCTCACAAAACGTTTGGGTAA
- a CDS encoding cytochrome-c peroxidase: MRRFIQFSSVWVLIFLIATSAFGQEADLIRQAGNFFKPLPEKLSAPENNPTTPEKVLLGQMLFFEPRLSKSGAISCNSCHNLITGGVDNLPTSPGHMGKLGGRNSPTVLNAGVQFVQFWDGRAASLEDQAKGPILNPVEMAMPDEASVLARLRSIPQYVALFKKAFPGEKEPLTYDNVAKAIAAFERTLLTPSRFDDFLKGNAKALTDAEKKGLQLVIQKGCIACHNGVGAGGGQYQKFGIAEPYATSDDPGRFNVTKKETDRFIFKVPLWRNVTRTAPYFHDGAVWDLREAVRTMGKLQLKINLAEEEIDLIVAFLHSLEGTVPEAALKLPVLPTSASATSKPVLK; encoded by the coding sequence ATGAGACGATTCATTCAGTTTAGCTCGGTCTGGGTTTTGATTTTTCTGATCGCCACTTCGGCCTTTGGACAGGAGGCCGACCTGATCCGGCAGGCCGGCAATTTCTTCAAGCCGCTTCCGGAGAAACTCTCGGCGCCGGAGAATAACCCGACCACCCCCGAGAAGGTGCTTCTGGGGCAGATGCTTTTTTTCGAGCCGCGCCTCTCGAAGAGCGGCGCGATCAGCTGCAACAGCTGCCATAACCTGATCACCGGCGGAGTCGATAATCTCCCCACCTCTCCCGGACACATGGGCAAGCTGGGGGGAAGAAACTCCCCGACGGTCCTGAACGCCGGGGTGCAGTTCGTCCAATTCTGGGACGGACGCGCCGCCTCGCTGGAAGATCAAGCGAAAGGGCCGATCCTCAATCCAGTGGAGATGGCGATGCCCGATGAAGCGTCGGTCCTGGCGCGACTGCGCTCCATTCCGCAATATGTCGCCCTCTTCAAAAAAGCCTTTCCGGGGGAGAAAGAGCCGCTCACGTACGACAACGTCGCCAAGGCGATCGCCGCCTTCGAGCGGACCCTCTTGACCCCCTCGCGCTTCGACGATTTTTTGAAGGGAAACGCAAAGGCCCTGACCGACGCGGAAAAGAAGGGGCTCCAACTGGTCATCCAGAAGGGGTGTATCGCCTGCCATAACGGGGTTGGCGCCGGAGGAGGCCAGTACCAAAAATTCGGGATTGCCGAGCCCTACGCGACCAGCGACGACCCGGGAAGGTTCAACGTGACGAAGAAGGAGACCGACCGTTTTATCTTCAAAGTTCCTCTCTGGAGAAACGTCACCCGCACCGCCCCTTATTTTCATGACGGCGCGGTCTGGGATCTCCGGGAAGCGGTCCGGACGATGGGAAAGCTTCAGCTGAAGATCAATTTGGCGGAGGAAGAGATCGACCTGATCGTCGCCTTCCTCCACTCCCTGGAGGGAACCGTCCCCGAGGCGGCCTTGAAGCTGCCGGTGCTTCCGACCTCGGCGTCCGCCACTTCGAAACCGGTTCTAAAGTAG
- a CDS encoding LuxR C-terminal-related transcriptional regulator yields the protein MKDQESIHHKIISAAVYRRELTKREIDVLKLVAQGYKNREISKQLGVAVKTVENHRVNIMNKLALRNTVQMIRYALEKGFVPIENK from the coding sequence TTGAAGGATCAAGAAAGCATACATCATAAAATCATCTCTGCAGCCGTCTATCGTCGTGAGCTCACAAAGCGGGAGATCGACGTCCTAAAATTGGTGGCGCAAGGTTATAAGAACAGAGAAATCTCCAAGCAACTCGGGGTGGCGGTCAAGACGGTGGAGAACCATCGGGTCAACATCATGAACAAGCTCGCTCTTCGAAACACCGTTCAGATGATCCGCTACGCGCTCGAAAAGGGCTTTGTTCCGATTGAGAACAAATAA
- a CDS encoding CBS domain-containing protein, with product MKPYEIPTMNDRMTLKPISIGPEEPTIKALGLMLDHEIRHLPVVEGDRLVGMISDRDIRQNWKITGGEMKEFGDVDQQIVSDLMSRHPISVREETSIHDAIKRMVEHKIGALPVVDIDNKLVGIFTEIDALQYCLALIERY from the coding sequence ATGAAACCGTATGAAATTCCAACGATGAACGATCGGATGACCCTCAAACCGATCTCGATCGGACCGGAAGAGCCGACGATCAAAGCGCTTGGTTTGATGTTGGACCACGAAATCCGGCATCTCCCCGTCGTAGAGGGGGACCGATTGGTCGGAATGATTTCGGATCGCGACATTCGGCAGAACTGGAAAATCACCGGAGGAGAGATGAAGGAATTCGGCGATGTCGATCAACAGATCGTCTCCGATCTGATGTCCCGTCATCCGATTTCCGTCAGGGAAGAAACCTCGATCCACGACGCCATTAAGCGGATGGTTGAACATAAGATCGGGGCGCTTCCGGTCGTTGATATCGACAACAAGCTGGTCGGGATCTTCACGGAGATCGATGCCCTCCAATATTGTCTCGCTCTGATCGAGCGATATTAG
- a CDS encoding hydrogenase formation protein HypD: MILQGLKKPNECPAFGGRCTPEHPLGATMVSSEGACAAYYRYRA; encoded by the coding sequence TTGATTCTCCAAGGACTGAAGAAGCCGAATGAGTGCCCCGCCTTCGGCGGCCGCTGCACCCCGGAGCACCCGCTCGGCGCGACAATGGTTTCGTCCGAAGGAGCGTGCGCGGCGTATTATCGATACAGGGCATAA
- a CDS encoding ester cyclase, with amino-acid sequence MSKQFTKYEQTWIDGLNRGDVSVADNVFAPHCVIHMAGSPAPNLSLSDFKQMVAGLLAAFPDIRLTIEDQVIIADKVATRWKAEGTHTGPLGDTKPTGRRIQIEGLILDHVSGDRVIERWEQWDQAGMLQQLGLLG; translated from the coding sequence ATGAGCAAGCAGTTCACGAAGTACGAACAAACGTGGATCGACGGCCTGAACCGAGGCGATGTGTCGGTTGCCGATAATGTCTTCGCACCACATTGCGTCATTCACATGGCCGGGAGTCCGGCGCCGAATCTCTCCTTGAGTGATTTCAAACAAATGGTTGCTGGCCTTCTTGCGGCGTTTCCGGACATTCGGTTGACGATCGAGGATCAGGTCATTATCGCCGACAAGGTCGCCACGCGCTGGAAAGCCGAGGGTACCCATACCGGACCCCTCGGCGACACCAAGCCGACGGGGCGGCGCATCCAGATCGAAGGATTGATCCTCGACCACGTCTCAGGGGATCGCGTGATCGAGCGCTGGGAGCAGTGGGATCAAGCTGGCATGCTACAGCAACTTGGTCTGCTCGGATGA
- a CDS encoding AIR synthase-related protein gives MGLDPLYVANEGRFVAFVAPRDAERALSILRADPLGIDASLIGRVTEHAGHAVVMKSTIGTDRRVDMLAGNQLPRIC, from the coding sequence TTGGGCCTCGATCCGCTCTATGTCGCGAATGAAGGAAGGTTCGTCGCCTTTGTCGCCCCGCGCGATGCCGAGCGCGCATTATCGATTCTGCGCGCCGATCCTTTGGGAATCGATGCCTCCCTCATCGGCCGCGTCACCGAGCATGCCGGCCACGCCGTCGTCATGAAAAGCACGATTGGGACCGACCGAAGGGTAGACATGTTGGCCGGCAATCAACTCCCACGCATCTGCTGA
- a CDS encoding ATPase: protein MTTKTRGSGIRRPGGERITHWLGLQKEYLHDTYKARGKPASPTVCPECGAIFRRGRWSWGLRPAGANEESCPACHRIRDRYPAGIIHLSGPFFKAHKEEILNLVRHKEAEAKREHPLCRIISIDEEEQGVTVTTTDTHLPRRIGEALWHAYHGELDLHYGQDPRLIQMSWKA from the coding sequence ATGACGACAAAAACAAGAGGGAGCGGAATTCGAAGGCCGGGCGGAGAGCGGATTACCCACTGGCTTGGGCTGCAGAAAGAATATTTGCACGATACTTACAAGGCACGCGGCAAACCGGCGTCGCCGACGGTGTGTCCCGAGTGCGGGGCGATCTTCCGCAGGGGCCGGTGGAGCTGGGGGCTGCGTCCCGCCGGTGCTAATGAAGAGAGCTGCCCCGCCTGCCATCGGATCCGGGATCGTTATCCCGCCGGGATCATTCATCTGAGCGGACCGTTTTTCAAGGCTCACAAAGAAGAAATATTAAACCTGGTCCGCCATAAGGAAGCCGAAGCGAAGCGGGAACATCCTCTTTGCCGAATCATCTCGATTGACGAAGAGGAACAAGGGGTGACCGTGACGACGACCGACACCCATCTTCCACGTCGGATCGGCGAGGCGCTCTGGCATGCCTATCACGGGGAGCTCGATCTCCACTATGGGCAGGACCCGAGGTTGATCCAGATGAGTTGGAAGGCGTAG
- a CDS encoding cold shock domain-containing protein, with product MQLPLKMTVRNVGLSEAAKEDIRKKAALLDKGYDRIIRCHVIVDTPHRHQNKGLLYDVRINITVPDAELVIKRESNEDLSVAIRDAFDAARRRLEDFAHRQRGEVKRHETPPHGRVVQLFHEEGYGFLETPDGREIYFHRNSVLNGGFKQLTIGSEVRFAEEEGEKGPQASTVVSI from the coding sequence ATGCAGCTTCCGTTAAAAATGACGGTCCGGAACGTCGGTCTTTCGGAAGCAGCCAAAGAGGATATTCGCAAGAAGGCTGCCTTGCTTGATAAAGGTTATGATCGGATCATCCGGTGCCATGTGATTGTTGACACCCCTCATCGTCATCAGAATAAAGGGTTGCTCTATGATGTGCGGATCAACATCACCGTTCCCGACGCGGAATTGGTCATCAAGCGTGAGTCCAATGAGGATCTCTCTGTAGCGATTCGGGATGCTTTCGATGCCGCGCGGCGGCGATTGGAGGATTTCGCCCACCGGCAGAGAGGGGAGGTGAAGAGACATGAAACCCCTCCCCATGGTCGGGTCGTTCAGCTTTTTCACGAAGAAGGGTACGGCTTTCTGGAAACGCCGGATGGCCGGGAGATCTACTTTCACCGAAATAGCGTATTAAACGGCGGCTTCAAGCAGCTGACGATCGGATCGGAGGTCCGCTTTGCCGAGGAGGAAGGAGAGAAGGGACCTCAGGCGAGCACCGTGGTAAGCATATAA
- a CDS encoding cytochrome c4, producing the protein MEKSDRFILKFSKRRLAMAAGALFAVFVLSEALPQERDPITGRDYTGVCASCHGSKGISTNPVVPSLAGQDRSYLIGQLQALRDKRRRHAAMEGIIAEMADGDIAYMATYYEKQIPMAGEKQLIFKKREKGEPFYKKCRECHGDRAEGRDGIPRLAGQQAVYLEKTLLAYRAGERSAAGMNESVFALSPEEIKALSRFLSTLR; encoded by the coding sequence ATGGAAAAAAGCGATCGTTTCATCCTGAAATTTTCGAAACGCCGGCTGGCGATGGCGGCCGGGGCGCTCTTTGCCGTTTTTGTATTGTCGGAGGCGCTCCCCCAGGAGCGCGACCCGATCACCGGCCGAGACTATACGGGGGTTTGCGCCAGCTGCCATGGATCGAAGGGGATCAGCACCAATCCGGTGGTTCCCAGTTTGGCGGGTCAAGACCGCTCCTATCTGATCGGGCAGCTTCAGGCCTTGCGGGATAAGCGCCGTAGGCATGCGGCGATGGAAGGAATCATCGCGGAGATGGCCGACGGAGACATCGCGTATATGGCGACTTACTATGAGAAACAGATTCCGATGGCCGGCGAGAAGCAGCTTATTTTTAAAAAGCGGGAGAAAGGGGAGCCCTTTTACAAAAAATGCCGGGAGTGTCATGGCGATCGCGCCGAAGGTCGTGACGGGATTCCTCGCCTGGCCGGTCAGCAAGCGGTTTATCTTGAAAAGACGCTGTTGGCCTATCGGGCAGGAGAGCGGTCTGCTGCCGGAATGAATGAGTCGGTTTTTGCCCTAAGCCCTGAAGAGATCAAAGCGCTCTCACGCTTTCTTTCAACCCTGAGATAA
- a CDS encoding universal stress protein produces the protein MKQNKRGKNDVSRILVPTDFSECSSDALDYAMALAKPLNAELILAHVIEPFPYTAVNAIAFINYEERLIPEARSLLDELSKRPLREKLSVETHLSTGIASREIIRLAEREEADLIVMGTHGRTGIDHLFTGSVAEKVVRLSPCPVLTVHFRSAGSKRKTAVPKRKTVTKS, from the coding sequence ATGAAGCAAAACAAAAGAGGGAAGAACGACGTCTCCCGGATTTTGGTCCCGACCGATTTCTCCGAGTGCTCATCCGATGCGCTTGATTATGCAATGGCCCTGGCCAAGCCGCTTAACGCGGAACTTATTTTGGCCCATGTGATCGAGCCGTTCCCGTATACAGCGGTGAATGCGATCGCTTTCATCAATTATGAGGAGCGCCTGATTCCTGAAGCCCGGTCGCTGCTCGATGAGCTGTCGAAGCGACCTCTCAGAGAAAAGCTTTCGGTGGAAACACATCTGAGCACCGGGATCGCTTCTCGGGAGATCATCAGACTGGCTGAACGTGAAGAGGCCGACCTGATCGTGATGGGAACCCACGGCCGCACCGGAATCGATCATCTCTTTACCGGAAGCGTCGCGGAAAAGGTGGTCCGTCTTTCGCCCTGCCCCGTCCTGACCGTTCACTTCCGGTCGGCGGGCTCCAAACGAAAGACGGCCGTCCCGAAACGAAAAACCGTAACGAAGTCGTAA
- a CDS encoding YbaK/EbsC family protein, which produces MKLTPNTKWTGLKKWFFNLFEKGKYPAVMVRVEAFLRENEIPYLILKHPEASSASELAESLHVSGKRVAKVVIVRAKGRYAMVVLPSHLQINLQRLARLLKVNHLRLAAEGELKALFPDCEVGAMPPFGNLYGIPVYVDVSMRLDPLFVFAVGTRHDAVEIFYRDFEESVKPKVGIFAAVPIERLAV; this is translated from the coding sequence ATGAAGCTGACTCCGAACACAAAATGGACCGGGTTAAAAAAGTGGTTTTTTAATCTATTCGAGAAGGGAAAATACCCCGCCGTGATGGTACGCGTTGAGGCGTTCTTACGCGAGAACGAAATCCCATACCTAATTCTGAAACATCCGGAAGCATCGAGCGCTTCGGAACTGGCCGAGTCGCTCCATGTTTCCGGAAAACGGGTGGCGAAAGTGGTCATTGTCCGCGCCAAGGGGCGTTACGCGATGGTGGTATTGCCTTCGCATCTGCAGATCAATCTTCAACGTTTGGCGCGTTTGCTGAAGGTAAATCATCTGCGGCTGGCCGCCGAAGGGGAGTTAAAAGCCCTCTTCCCGGACTGCGAGGTCGGGGCGATGCCTCCCTTCGGCAATTTGTACGGGATTCCCGTCTATGTCGACGTCTCGATGCGGCTCGATCCCCTTTTTGTTTTTGCGGTCGGGACGCGCCATGACGCCGTCGAAATCTTCTACCGGGATTTCGAGGAATCGGTCAAGCCGAAGGTTGGAATTTTCGCGGCGGTTCCGATCGAGCGGCTTGCGGTTTGA